In Pseudoxanthomonas sp., one genomic interval encodes:
- a CDS encoding aspartate aminotransferase family protein gives MSADDTSSSRALADHYARQNLEAPASLDHFWMPFTANRQFKAKPRLLASASGMYYRDVDGNEVLDATAGLWCCNAGHSRPRIVEAIRQQIGTLDFAPNFSMSSPLPFKLAERLAALAPGDLNRVFFSNSGSEAVDSALKIALAYHRVRGEGQRTRFIGREKGYHGVGFGGMSVGGLPNNRKWFGPGLSAVSHIRHTLDVSRNAFSKGLPPHGIELAEDLERQIALYDASTIAAVIVEPISGSAGVVIPPEGYLQRLREMCDRHGILLIFDEVITGFGRVGHAFGAQRFGVTPDMITAAKGITNGCVPMGATFVSDRMFEAFMGGPDHLIDMFHGYTYSGHPLACAAALATLDTYEEEHLFDKALSLGDYWQDALHSLKGLPNVVDIRNFGLVGAIELAPRAGAPGTRAYDVFSRAFHDGHLLTRVTGDVIALSPPLIVEKDHIDRIVAVLGDTIRATA, from the coding sequence ATGAGCGCCGACGACACCTCCTCCTCCCGCGCCCTGGCCGACCACTATGCCCGCCAGAACCTCGAGGCACCGGCCTCGCTGGACCATTTCTGGATGCCGTTCACCGCCAACAGGCAGTTCAAGGCCAAGCCGCGCCTGCTCGCCAGCGCCTCCGGCATGTATTACCGCGATGTCGACGGCAACGAGGTGCTGGACGCCACGGCCGGCCTGTGGTGCTGCAATGCGGGCCACTCGCGGCCGCGCATCGTCGAAGCGATCCGGCAGCAGATCGGCACGCTCGACTTCGCGCCCAACTTCTCGATGAGCTCGCCGCTGCCGTTCAAGCTGGCCGAGCGCCTGGCCGCGCTGGCACCGGGCGATCTGAACAGGGTGTTCTTCAGCAACTCCGGTTCGGAAGCCGTGGACAGCGCTCTGAAGATCGCCCTGGCCTACCACCGTGTGCGCGGCGAAGGCCAGCGCACGCGCTTCATCGGCCGCGAGAAGGGGTACCACGGCGTCGGTTTCGGCGGCATGTCCGTGGGCGGGCTGCCGAACAACCGCAAGTGGTTCGGCCCGGGGCTGTCGGCGGTGTCGCACATCCGCCACACGCTGGATGTCTCGCGCAACGCGTTCTCGAAAGGCCTGCCGCCGCATGGCATCGAGTTGGCCGAGGACCTGGAACGCCAGATCGCGCTGTACGACGCGTCCACCATCGCCGCGGTCATCGTCGAGCCGATCTCGGGTTCGGCCGGCGTGGTCATCCCGCCGGAAGGCTATCTGCAGCGCCTGCGCGAGATGTGCGACAGGCACGGCATCCTGCTGATCTTCGACGAAGTGATCACCGGCTTCGGCCGCGTCGGCCACGCCTTCGGCGCCCAGCGCTTCGGGGTGACGCCGGACATGATCACCGCCGCCAAGGGCATCACCAACGGCTGCGTGCCGATGGGCGCGACCTTCGTGTCGGACCGCATGTTCGAGGCCTTCATGGGCGGGCCGGACCACCTCATCGACATGTTCCATGGCTACACCTACTCCGGCCATCCGCTGGCCTGCGCCGCCGCGCTCGCCACGCTGGACACGTACGAGGAGGAGCACCTGTTCGACAAGGCGCTGTCGCTGGGCGATTACTGGCAGGACGCGCTGCATTCGCTGAAGGGGCTGCCGAACGTGGTCGACATCCGCAATTTCGGCCTGGTCGGCGCCATCGAGCTGGCGCCGCGCGCGGGCGCGCCCGGCACGCGCGCCTACGACGTCTTCTCCCGCGCCTTCCACGACGGCCACCTGCTGACCCGGGTGACCGGCGACGTCATCGCCCTGTCGCCACCGCTGATCGTGGAGAAGGACCACATCGACCGGATCGTGGCTGTCCTGGGGGACACCATACGGGCGACCGCGTAA
- a CDS encoding CoA-acylating methylmalonate-semialdehyde dehydrogenase encodes MTEALHHFFNGQRVEGGGDRFGDVYDPATGRVTARVPLASADDVKQAVDAASAAFPAWAATTPLNRARVMFRFKELLEAHADELAKIITSEHGKVLSDARGEVTRGLEVVEFACGIPHLLKGEHSMNVGRDVDSWTEYAPLGVVAGITPFNFPAMVPLWMFPVALACGNTFVLKPSERDPSAALFMADLLKQAGVPDGAFNVVHGDKAAVDALLDEPRVQALSFVGSTPIAEYIYARGSANGKRVQALGGAKNHMVVLPDADVDGAVSALLGAGYGSAGERCMAISVAVCVGDATADALVAKLAPKVAALKIGPGCLDPEMGPLVTGAHRDKVRGYVDAGVAEGADLVVDGRRHVVDGYADGFFLGGCLFDRVTPAMTIYREEIFGPVLCVMRVPDLDAALRLVNGHEYGNGTAVFTRDGGAAREFAHRVQAGMVGINVPIPVPMAFHSFGGWKRSIFGPLHVHGPDGVRFYTRLKTITARWPETQAAEFVMPTMK; translated from the coding sequence ATGACCGAAGCGCTGCATCACTTCTTCAACGGACAGCGGGTGGAAGGCGGCGGCGACCGCTTCGGCGATGTCTACGACCCCGCCACCGGCCGTGTCACCGCACGCGTGCCGTTGGCCTCGGCCGATGACGTGAAACAGGCGGTGGACGCGGCGTCGGCTGCTTTTCCCGCGTGGGCCGCCACCACCCCGCTGAACCGCGCGCGGGTGATGTTCCGTTTCAAGGAATTGCTGGAGGCGCACGCAGACGAGCTGGCGAAGATCATCACCTCCGAGCACGGCAAGGTGCTGTCCGACGCGCGCGGTGAGGTGACCCGCGGGCTGGAAGTGGTGGAGTTCGCCTGCGGCATCCCGCACCTGCTCAAGGGCGAGCACTCGATGAACGTCGGGCGCGATGTCGATTCGTGGACCGAATACGCGCCGCTGGGCGTCGTGGCCGGCATCACGCCGTTCAACTTCCCCGCGATGGTGCCGCTGTGGATGTTTCCGGTGGCGCTGGCCTGCGGCAACACCTTCGTGTTGAAGCCGTCCGAACGCGATCCGTCCGCGGCGCTGTTCATGGCCGACCTGTTGAAACAGGCGGGCGTGCCGGATGGCGCGTTCAATGTGGTCCACGGCGACAAGGCCGCGGTGGACGCGCTGCTCGATGAGCCGCGCGTGCAGGCACTGAGCTTCGTCGGCTCCACGCCGATCGCCGAATACATCTACGCGCGCGGCAGTGCCAACGGCAAGCGCGTGCAGGCGCTGGGCGGTGCGAAGAACCACATGGTCGTGCTGCCCGATGCCGACGTCGACGGTGCCGTGTCCGCGCTGCTCGGCGCCGGCTACGGCTCGGCCGGCGAGCGCTGCATGGCGATCTCGGTCGCCGTCTGCGTCGGCGATGCCACCGCCGACGCGCTGGTCGCCAAGCTCGCACCGAAGGTCGCCGCATTGAAGATCGGCCCCGGATGCCTCGACCCCGAAATGGGCCCCCTGGTCACCGGGGCGCACCGCGACAAGGTGCGTGGTTATGTGGATGCCGGCGTGGCGGAAGGCGCGGATCTCGTCGTCGATGGACGCCGCCACGTGGTCGATGGATACGCGGACGGCTTCTTCCTCGGCGGCTGCCTGTTCGACCGCGTCACGCCGGCGATGACGATCTACCGTGAAGAGATCTTCGGGCCGGTGCTGTGCGTGATGCGCGTGCCCGACCTCGACGCCGCACTGCGGCTGGTCAACGGCCACGAATACGGCAACGGCACCGCGGTGTTCACCCGCGACGGTGGCGCAGCGCGCGAGTTCGCGCATCGGGTGCAGGCCGGCATGGTCGGCATCAACGTGCCGATCCCGGTGCCGATGGCCTTC
- the ald gene encoding alanine dehydrogenase, translating to MLIGVPKEIKNHEYRIGLTPAGARELVSNGHQVIVQREGGKAIGLTDEQYVKAGAQIVDTAAEIFARADMIIKVKEPQPNECAMLRPGQVLYTYLHLAPDPEQTKALVASGATCIAYETVTDRKGGLPLLAPMSEVAGRMSIQAGAHALEKAQGGSGVLLGGVPGVKPAEVLVIGGGVVGINAARMAMGMNAHVTILDRSLDRLKYLDELYGHQLTTIYSTRDAIEERLPETDLVIGAVLIPGAAAPKLVSRDQLKLMRPGSVLVDVAIDQGGCFETSKATTHQNPTYEVDGIIHYCVANMPGGVARTSTFALTNATLPFAVQLANKGAKQALLDDEHLLNGLNVHAGKITYKAVADDLGYAYVPAREALA from the coding sequence ATGCTGATTGGCGTCCCCAAGGAAATAAAGAACCACGAATACCGCATCGGCCTTACGCCGGCCGGCGCACGCGAACTCGTCTCGAACGGCCACCAGGTCATCGTCCAGCGCGAGGGCGGCAAGGCCATCGGCCTGACCGACGAGCAGTACGTCAAGGCCGGCGCGCAGATCGTCGACACCGCCGCAGAGATCTTTGCCCGCGCCGACATGATCATCAAGGTCAAGGAGCCGCAGCCGAACGAGTGCGCCATGCTGCGCCCCGGCCAGGTGCTCTACACCTACCTGCACCTGGCGCCCGATCCGGAACAGACCAAGGCGCTGGTCGCCTCCGGCGCCACCTGCATCGCCTATGAGACCGTCACCGACCGCAAGGGCGGCTTGCCGCTGCTGGCGCCGATGTCGGAAGTGGCCGGCCGCATGTCGATCCAGGCCGGCGCGCATGCGCTGGAGAAGGCACAGGGCGGTTCCGGCGTGCTGCTCGGCGGCGTGCCCGGCGTGAAGCCGGCCGAAGTGCTGGTGATCGGCGGCGGCGTGGTCGGCATCAACGCCGCGCGCATGGCGATGGGCATGAACGCGCACGTCACCATCCTCGACCGCTCGCTCGACCGCCTGAAGTACCTGGACGAGCTGTACGGCCACCAGCTGACCACGATCTATTCCACCCGCGACGCCATCGAAGAGCGCCTGCCGGAGACCGACCTGGTGATCGGCGCGGTGCTGATCCCGGGCGCTGCCGCACCCAAGCTCGTTTCGCGCGACCAGCTGAAGCTGATGCGTCCCGGTTCGGTGCTGGTGGACGTGGCGATCGACCAGGGCGGCTGCTTCGAGACCTCGAAGGCCACCACCCACCAGAACCCCACGTACGAAGTCGACGGCATCATCCACTACTGCGTTGCCAACATGCCCGGCGGCGTCGCCCGCACCTCCACCTTCGCCCTGACCAACGCCACCCTGCCCTTCGCGGTGCAACTGGCGAACAAGGGCGCGAAGCAGGCGCTGCTGGACGACGAACACCTGCTCAACGGCCTGAACGTGCACGCCGGCAAGATCACCTACAAGGCGGTGGCCGACGATCTCGGTTACGCCTACGTGCCGGCGCGCGAGGCGCTGGCGTAA